A single region of the Neisseria zoodegmatis genome encodes:
- a CDS encoding alpha/beta hydrolase: MHSHDLEDLTLLLIRDADEAEMWIDRWAVSYPTVRMTAVSRGQSIAGWQHAVQTAFGSIHSKNIAVVAHGAGVSGWLAWLYLADVNTQKRIRNMMLVSPLQEAFPDDDCHTLQRVRCHCPTALVIGKNDAACPPEWAQGQAACWGARLLVSPHEGRLNGHLHGWQWGMKLLQEMLLR; this comes from the coding sequence ATGCACAGCCACGACCTTGAAGATTTAACCCTGCTGCTGATACGCGATGCGGATGAGGCGGAAATGTGGATAGACCGCTGGGCGGTCAGCTACCCTACCGTGCGTATGACTGCCGTGTCGCGCGGGCAGTCGATTGCCGGGTGGCAGCACGCGGTTCAGACGGCCTTTGGCAGTATCCACAGTAAAAATATCGCCGTCGTCGCCCACGGCGCGGGCGTGTCGGGCTGGCTGGCGTGGCTGTATCTGGCGGATGTGAACACGCAAAAGCGGATACGCAATATGATGCTGGTGTCGCCGCTGCAAGAGGCGTTTCCTGATGATGATTGCCACACGCTGCAACGGGTGCGCTGCCATTGCCCGACGGCGTTGGTGATCGGCAAAAACGATGCCGCCTGCCCGCCGGAATGGGCGCAAGGGCAGGCAGCGTGTTGGGGGGCGCGGCTGTTGGTGTCGCCGCATGAAGGCCGTCTGAACGGGCATT